A single window of Cytobacillus dafuensis DNA harbors:
- a CDS encoding 4Fe-4S dicluster domain-containing protein, with product MKGTGYIKLFIGGLAAYELLGMMRAGNKTVLRPPGAADEDEFLALCVRCGKCNQSCPYDSIKMGKENLGFGIGTPYIEPRDNPCRLCDDFPCVKVCPTDALSGINNVYDVEMGTAVIDTKACIAYQGMRCEVCYRECPLIDEAIKLNIYVKPDDPTHAVFAPIINPEKCVGCGICEERCVIDDPVAIRVKPREIKGLF from the coding sequence ATGAAGGGTACAGGATATATTAAATTGTTTATTGGTGGCCTTGCCGCTTATGAACTTCTTGGCATGATGAGAGCAGGAAATAAAACAGTACTGCGCCCTCCTGGAGCAGCTGATGAAGATGAATTTCTTGCCCTATGTGTAAGATGCGGAAAGTGTAATCAGTCCTGTCCCTATGACTCTATCAAGATGGGGAAAGAAAACTTAGGCTTCGGAATAGGCACTCCATATATAGAACCAAGGGATAATCCATGCAGACTTTGTGATGACTTTCCTTGCGTCAAAGTTTGTCCAACAGATGCATTATCAGGAATTAATAATGTATACGATGTTGAAATGGGTACAGCAGTAATTGATACAAAGGCATGCATAGCCTACCAAGGTATGAGGTGCGAGGTTTGCTATCGCGAATGTCCCTTAATAGACGAAGCTATTAAGCTAAATATATATGTGAAGCCCGATGACCCAACACATGCTGTATTCGCTCCCATTATTAATCCAGAAAAATGTGTAGGCTGCGGTATTTGTGAAGAGAGATGCGTTATTGATGATCCTGTCGCGATAAGAGTCAAACCACGAGAAATTAAAGGGTTATTTTAG
- a CDS encoding aldehyde dehydrogenase family protein: MSQLTVSLKEKVEKFLNGKKHLYINGEFVESKSQKTFETYNPATGEVLANVFEAGPEDIDLAVRAARKAFDEGPWSKMGSAKRSRLMYKLADLMEANSAELAQLETLDNGKPIRETTNADIPLAIEHMRYYAGWSTKIVGQTIPVNGPFFNYTRHEAVGVVGQIIPWNFPLLMAMWKLGAALATGCTVVLKPAEQTPLSALFLAELIQEAGFPPGVVNIVPGFGETAGQPLVDHPLVDKIAFTGSTEIGKMIMEKASKTLKRVTLELGGKSPNIILPDADLSRAIPGALNGVMFNQGQVCCAGSRVFIQKKQFDNVVADMAAHAKKIKQGAGLHSDTEIGPLVSIEQQNRVLGFIEKGLNEGAQLVVGGEKPQEQGYFVSPTIFADVNDDMTIAKEEIFGPVISALPYEDLDELINRANSSEYGLAAGVWTRDIANAHYIANKLRAGTVWVNCYNAFDAASPFGGYKQSGIGREMGSYALNNYTEVKSVWISMK, translated from the coding sequence ATGAGCCAATTAACTGTTAGTTTAAAAGAGAAGGTAGAAAAATTTCTAAATGGTAAGAAACATTTGTATATTAATGGAGAATTTGTTGAAAGCAAGTCTCAGAAGACATTTGAAACTTATAATCCAGCCACTGGTGAGGTTCTCGCTAACGTTTTCGAAGCCGGTCCTGAAGATATTGATCTTGCAGTTCGTGCAGCAAGGAAGGCATTTGATGAAGGACCATGGTCTAAAATGGGATCTGCTAAAAGAAGCCGTCTCATGTACAAACTTGCTGATTTAATGGAAGCGAATAGTGCTGAATTAGCTCAATTAGAAACTTTGGATAATGGAAAGCCAATTCGTGAAACTACGAATGCGGATATTCCTCTAGCTATTGAACATATGCGCTATTATGCAGGCTGGAGTACAAAAATCGTGGGACAAACGATACCTGTGAATGGTCCTTTCTTTAACTATACTCGTCATGAAGCTGTCGGAGTTGTTGGACAAATCATTCCTTGGAACTTCCCTCTCCTTATGGCAATGTGGAAATTAGGAGCAGCCCTTGCAACAGGATGTACTGTTGTTTTAAAACCGGCAGAGCAAACTCCACTATCCGCTCTATTTTTAGCTGAATTAATTCAAGAGGCCGGATTCCCTCCAGGTGTTGTAAATATTGTTCCTGGCTTTGGTGAAACTGCTGGTCAGCCGCTTGTTGATCATCCATTAGTCGACAAAATTGCCTTTACTGGCTCAACTGAAATTGGGAAAATGATAATGGAAAAAGCATCAAAAACATTGAAGCGTGTAACACTCGAATTAGGCGGAAAATCCCCTAATATCATACTTCCTGATGCAGATCTGTCAAGAGCGATCCCAGGTGCCTTAAATGGAGTAATGTTTAATCAGGGGCAAGTTTGCTGTGCTGGTTCACGTGTCTTTATTCAAAAGAAGCAATTTGATAATGTCGTTGCTGATATGGCTGCACATGCGAAAAAGATTAAACAAGGTGCTGGTCTTCATTCTGATACAGAGATTGGGCCGCTTGTATCAATTGAACAGCAAAATCGTGTTTTAGGCTTTATTGAAAAAGGATTAAATGAAGGTGCACAGCTTGTTGTTGGTGGTGAGAAGCCTCAAGAACAAGGGTACTTTGTCTCCCCTACTATTTTTGCTGATGTTAATGACGACATGACGATCGCAAAAGAAGAGATTTTCGGTCCAGTCATTTCTGCTTTACCATATGAAGATCTCGATGAACTCATTAATCGAGCAAATAGCAGCGAGTATGGGCTAGCTGCTGGAGTATGGACTCGTGACATAGCAAACGCTCATTATATTGCCAATAAGCTTCGTGCCGGTACTGTGTGGGTAAATTGTTACAATGCCTTTGATGCTGCATCTCCTTTTGGAGGCTACAAGCAATCCGGAATTGGTCGAGAAATGGGATCATATGCGCTTAACAACTATACCGAAGTGAAAAGCGTCTGGATTTCAATGAAGTAA
- a CDS encoding SCO family protein: MKKVYIICGIIVFLGISAGISFFIVRDMTSKIPDDTTLVTMNNEVYDFSKSNKKVKLVEFMYTHCPDICPTTTQKMKLLKNDLEKEGVFGKEVEFLTISIDPYRDTPEEMLKYMNTFEIEDDGNWTMLTGDPNNIKKDQEEIRELAETFQFQYRDPGDGFFVHSTFVYLLDENNKFIKRFPMGEDFNKDDIFKKIMSEI; the protein is encoded by the coding sequence ATGAAAAAAGTATATATAATATGTGGAATTATTGTTTTTTTAGGAATCTCTGCTGGTATTTCATTTTTTATCGTTCGTGATATGACTTCTAAGATACCGGATGATACCACACTTGTAACTATGAATAATGAGGTATATGATTTTTCTAAATCGAATAAGAAAGTAAAGCTAGTTGAATTTATGTATACTCATTGTCCTGATATTTGTCCGACGACAACGCAAAAAATGAAGCTTTTAAAGAATGATTTAGAAAAAGAGGGAGTATTCGGGAAAGAAGTTGAATTTTTAACCATCAGTATAGACCCTTATCGAGACACACCTGAAGAAATGCTTAAATATATGAATACGTTCGAAATTGAAGATGATGGAAACTGGACTATGCTCACTGGAGATCCAAATAATATTAAGAAAGATCAAGAGGAAATTCGTGAGCTAGCAGAAACTTTTCAATTTCAGTACAGAGACCCTGGCGATGGCTTCTTTGTCCATAGTACTTTTGTTTATTTACTCGATGAAAACAATAAGTTTATTAAGAGATTCCCAATGGGAGAAGATTTTAACAAAGATGATATTTTCAAAAAAATTATGTCAGAAATTTAA